TCCCCGCACGCCACGCCCCAAGACTCAAGATTGACAGGAAGCAATTAGACCATTTCCTTAGTTTTATCACAAGCCCACACTTGGTGCAGGACATGCCATTTGGCGAGAAGACCCTCAAATTGTCCACTGCCCAAATTATTAACGTTCCCAACGTCATTAGAACAATGATACCACAAAGGATAGCAAAACAGTATATACAGTATTGCTCAGAAAGTGGATTTGTGCCATTCAGTGAGCGGACAATGTTGCGTATCTTGTCCGAATGCTCAGCGTCCGTCCGCAAGTCCCTTCAAGGCTTGGATTACAATATTTCTGAAGGAGCGAAAGCATTTGATGACCTTTCCAAGCTCATTACTGAACAAGCAGGTGCTGTGGAGTTACAAGAGGCTCTCAAGACTGGAAACCTGTACTTGAAAGGAGACTTCAAGGTAATAACTGTACGCGATCGCTGTTGAATTTAAGTTGTACTCAGACTGCTTGAGAAGAATTGTAGCTCCTTGAGTAATAAGGTCAACCAGGGAGAAAAACGTGGAATAATTAAGCTCTAAAACTGCAGGAAGTTAACCGAAATTAAAACTGTCCATTTGCTCTCTCTTTCTTACCTAGGTTCATGTGAGCGACGATTCTGGTGTTGGAACGCACTGCAGTGTGTTTGCCTTAAGTGACACTAGTGATCCAGACTTCAGACAACAGTGCAATCACGACCACAATGACAGATGTCTCCAGTGGGACGCTATATCAGCAACTCTCGC
This genomic window from Acropora muricata isolate sample 2 chromosome 2, ASM3666990v1, whole genome shotgun sequence contains:
- the LOC136909111 gene encoding uncharacterized protein isoform X2; translated protein: MTGVSSYKEISRYIPGLTQYRLSISNLHRLQYGRAAPVPARHAPRLKIDRKQLDHFLSFITSPHLVQDMPFGEKTLKLSTAQIINVPNVIRTMIPQRIAKQYIQYCSESGFVPFSERTMLRILSECSASVRKSLQGLDYNISEGAKAFDDLSKLITEQAGAVELQEALKTGNLYLKGDFKVHVSDDSGVGTHCSVFALSDTSDPDFRQQCNHDHNDRCLQWDAISATLADIEKLVSEATYLNDEDRDEALYLCHTAQRAIQAWKCHQLRSVRQDQGRLDVLDLLDDDTVFIVNDWAMKFLPQMY